The DNA region TGGAACAAGTCGTTCAAAGGACAAGAGTTGAAATTACTGTTTTGGAGATGTTTCAAAGCGTACAACTTGGCTGATTTTGAGGAAGCAATTAGGGAGATGGAGGATGTTAATCCGGTTGCTGTTGATGCCTTTAGGAAATGTGGTCCACACTTGTTTTGTAGATCTTTTGTCAAACTACACGGCAAGTGTGATGTTATTTTGAGCAATATGGTAGAAACTTTTAATAATTACATCATGAATGCTAGATCCCATCATTTAATAGATATGCTTGAAGAAATTAGAACAATGCTAATGAAGAGGGTGGCAAATAAAAAGGAAGAGGCATTGAAGAAGTGGAAGGGTTTGTTATGTCCCAAAGTACAAAAATTGTTAGACTCAGAGAAGCAAGAAGCAGCTAAGTGCACTGTCATTCCTTCAACATCAACGCGTTTCCAAGTAGCCTATTGTATGGATGTTTTAGAGgttgatattgaaaatagaaCTTGTACTTGCAAGAAATGGGATTTAAGAGGGATTCCATGTTGTCATGCAGTTGAATCTATTTTTTACTTGCACAAGGAGGTTGAGTCATTTGTTGATCAGTGCTACACTAGACAGGCTTATTTGAGAGCCTATGAAGGAAGCATCAATCCTTGTATTGGTGAGAGGTATTGGCCTAAAATTGACAAACCGATCGATCCTCCTCCAATTAAGATTGGTTCGGGTAGACCACGAAAAAACAGAATTAAGGATCCGCATGAAGATCCTAAAAAACCGGGAAAGCTCTCAAGACACGGGGTTCAAATGACATGTGGCATTTGCATTACGGTTGGACATAACAAAAGGAAATGTCTGGATAAGGGTAAAGCGGTTGAGCAACCACCTCCATTgaaaagaagaagaggaagaccgAAAAAGATTGTTGATGTCGCAACGAACACACCAGAGTTATCCCATCACAACGTGTCTGCACAACCGAGTTCTTTAGGTAGCAACAGGACAATTAGAGCTGGAGAAGGGAGTAGAGGGGGTAGGACTGGTAGTGCAAGCGGAAGGAGTGGTGTGAGTAATGCTAAAAGGGGAAAGCCTAAGAAGAACTCTTCTGAAATAATATCAACCCAAGCATCGACAACAAAGAATTGATGTTGTAATAGTAAAGTGTCATTTTGCTGCTCTTTTGGAAAACATAACTTTTTTGTATGTATCAAGTTACGATTATGGTATAATCTACGGATTACGGCATTGTTCAAAAACATCATTGAAAATTATGTATGTAAGGGTATTAGCTCTTTTGTGTGTAACAAATGCTTATGTATGTAAAggtaattattgaaaattatcaaaaacattGGATTTTCAATACATAAAGTTCCATTACATGACCAAATTCTTAAACTTAGCTTGacataaataagaacaatacaaataaaaccCATGATGCAACAAGTACAAAACTTAACGCTTTCTGTGCGTTTACATATTCAACAACTTTCAATTTCAACATAGCTTCGCTTTTTTTCAACTTCGCATTCTTAGCCTTCAATTTCCTTATTTTGCCAATCAACATAGCTTTCTCTTCTtccaaacaagaagaaatttcaCTTGTATACTCTACATCTTTTTCCCACTTAAAAAATTTGCAATCTTGTGCCTACATTTCAAACAAAATCAAGAAATCCTAATtgataaacaaattcaaaaataacataaaacaaaacaaagctactaaaaaaataaacttactggCCAAAATGCACATCCGTAAAACCTCTCACCAACCCTTGCTCCATTTTTGACTACTTGTAATTTAGCATGAACACCATGTTTACATAAAGGAATTCCTTTTGCAATTGAAGTTCTAGATTGAGATGATGACGGAGGAGAATACAtgttaaataacaaattaatttagaGATTATAatgaaaagggaaaaaaaaaattagatgttGGAAGAAGTAATTAAATTGGAAGAGGAGAGAGAGCAATTGAGGAAGATGAGCAAGTTTAGATTATGGCTGTCGAAATAACCAGCCTACTGATGcagcaaatgaagaagaaaatcacATTTTACCGTTTCTCTAGGTTAACAACAGGTAAGTTATGCCAGCGGGAAACaagtatcaaagttcgtattattcatggttaattgaaagttcgtattattgtaggaaaatcagtgaaagttcgtattattcagggtaatttttcctaataataataacaataacagtgCATTAAACGGATTTCTATATTAGTAGTAGATAATATACTTGCTCAAAACATTTGAAGGCTAAAGCTACATATTACTAGATATTTAGTACAAGTCTACTCAATATGGAGAAAAATATTTATGgaaactaaaagcttaagcggGTCTCTTGGATCCATAGATCCGGATCCAGATTTTTTAGACCCGGATCGGATCCGTGAATTTCATATGGATCCGGTTTCGAACCAAATCCGAATGGGTAAAAGAATTGGGGTTGGTTGAATTTATTTACCAAAATAACTTAATCCTCTTTTCTGGGTCCAAAAATTTAGGATCTAGATCCGTCAACACAGATCCGGATCCAAGATCCATTGCGATTTCTACTCTCACCCATTTCATGCTTCACATCACATTCCTGAAATCCTCCTCACTGCTTCTACTTCCTTCCTTTCTTCATTTCAACCTTGTCTCTCGATCTCACTGGTTTGTCGCCCTGTCTTCCTTTATTGCTTCATTTCATCTTTGTCTCTCGATCTATTCTTGAACATTCATAAGGTTAGttcatgtttttcattgtttgatGTTTGAGTTCGTTTATTCAGAAATTTGAGGGTTCTAATTTGGATTTTTGGTTGcttgaattttgtttttcattcttGAACATTTATAAGTTTAGTtcattttttcaattgattGATCTTTGAGTTCgtttatttagaaatttgaatttttgcATGTTGGTAGTTGATAATGATCTATATTACTACTTGTTTGgtttaattcatttattttccGCGGCATAGTAATATATAGTTGAAGCTGAACTAAGAGTATTGATATACGAAGCCGTGTGATATGCCACACAAAGAACTAGTTGTCTCAGTTGGTCTGAAGTGCTGCACTGTGTATTGGAGGTCGCGGCATTAAACCTCATCAATTACGTTTTTGCTACTGAATATAGATGTCTAAGGCAATCCCATGACATGCTACGAGCCGCGACTTCGGGTACAATATACTCTGAGATATCATGTAAATTTCTTCATGTTGTCCGCaaggtcgacaagtcggaccctcttGTGTGAGTCAAAATtcgaaaatattctaagtaatGAAAATAGTCACGGCATCCAAGTATTAAAAGCTGGACTGGAAGCATCAAGTTATAAAAAGCCCGCGCGAtatgctacacaagtagatagCTGTCTTAGTTGGTTCCAAGTACCGCACGCTATCCTGGAGGTCGCAAGATCAAACCCTCGTATTTGCATTTTTGTTGCTGACTGGGGCTACTCCGCGGCGTGCTACGAGTCGCGGCTCGATTTGTTCGCTTGTCTCTTAGATTCAAGACATCTTACATGACTATTTTGAAAAGGTCATAACTTTTTCTTTACAACTCGGAATTCGACATGTGAAcagtcgattcgaagcttacGAGCCCATTTTTCATAATCCATCAGAAGGTCTGTCAGATTGGGGATATATTTGTCTCCATGGGGATTCGAGTGTCTTCCTCATTCGTATTTATTCGTGAATTCACTTATAATGGACAATTATTGTTTCCGCATAAAGAAAGATGTTTCAAGTCGTTGGGGCTTCCTTttcacatcatccttcatgcgtggggctaaatgccatggtaacatttatttaagttatttatttatatacattattaatgtcatattaccttaataccctttgaccttttgggttgaccttgactttcggtcaagggGCTTTTTTTGGGCTTCTCAATCTCCTTGCTTGGCCCATGAGCTAATAACTTCCTTAAAGCCCTAACTTCCTTTATGAAACTGATCACTTCTCCTCTCCCATCATGATCCCCCTTCTTTAGTACTAATAACCGCTAACTACCACCCATGATGACCAACCTCCACTCAAGGAGTAACTTCCTCTCATCACTAAGTAACTTCCTTTTAATCACTATAAATAAAGACAACCAGCAGTAAGGAAGGGATCATCTAATAGAAAAGCCTTTGCCTAATTCTTACAACTCTCTTTGCTAACCTTCTAAAAATATCAGCAATTTCCATCCCTATATCCACCTTCCTGCATTCTCCATTTGCTTAATAATCTCAGATCTCCATCTcattatttattcattattcatcgattcatgttctaacttgagcgtcggagggggcATGGACAACGGGCGGGCATGGAcaacgttttttaaaaaaaaatttaagtttggacgggtaatacccgcccgccaagataaatgggcgggtagcgacacaaaaaaaaaaaccgcgggtatacccgcccacccgcttagtttaatatatattaaatttttaataatcaattatattatGTTACCCATTGACCAagttttttgaaactttttatgtatttttatatacatgtaattcgagtattttgagactttttatgtatttagaGTATTTTAAACGATGTATTGTATTTTAAGTTATTATCAAAACCcaactttatattttgtattatatttttgatatttatgtaataaataccCGCCTACCCGCGGGTCCCGCCCGCTttaaaaatgggcgggtagcgacaaaaaattATGCCCTCAAATGCGGGCGCGGTTTTGTATATTTGTACCCGCGGGTAGATTTTATAGCAAATACCCGATCCGCTATCCGCCAAGGCCCGCCCATGAACATGTTATATGTTATACCAACTTATTTATCAATTGCTTGAGTTCGTCATTTCTAATGCATATTGTCTAGTTTGGCGTACGATCTTGttttttaatgaagaattaTTGTCTAACGGAATGTAAAAAGAGTATATCAATCATCAATTGTTATAAGCATACGAAATTGTTTAAAATAACAATGttcttcaaaatataaaaactaagtaattttttttaaaataataagttttttactattaatattatttgttcaaAGTACTATCAATATAACTAATAAAATTGTAAGTTGACCTAATGATTGAGGGTTTTTCTAAACCTATGACCcatttattttgaattcattTTGAGTTGATTTTAGGACGGGTCAAAATATACACGTTTATTATAACATTATCTCAGTTTTAAAAAAAGGCACTTTGTTTTTTTCACTTTGTTCTTTTCTTCGCATAGATTAcactgtaataaaaaaaatactactatTACTTTTATTACTCCTATTTACATTCCATTATTCGTTAACCGagacaatttttattttatttatatataagcttcctacacgaaaaaaaaaaaaactaagttaacTCAATaggttaattattattactggTGAGTGAAacttcattatttattaatatatattaaagatgaatattttatatttatgtagTGCATAGATGAAACAAGGTATCTCTCCTCGacatcaaacaataaaaaaagataGAAAACAACATAACGAAAAGTTAAGTCATTTGGAAACTTATGgcttaaaatgaattttaaatcaaacaGTTATCTGactttaacaataataataataataataataataataataacaataataataataataatacaataactaaaaattaagtttgattttctttttttttaatttttgttaataatcAAACCGTCATCTAAGATGGTTATttagtattttaatatatatattttttaaagtgtCATACCAAACTGTCATATGAGATGGTAGTTTAATTATCAACAACAAACTAAAGAAAAAAACCAAACCACATTGTTACATGATATAATATATTGGTATTTATACCAAATTACTATCTTAAATAGCGATTTAATTTTGCTCACTTAAAAAATCCGTACAATAGAAAATCACAAAAATTtggatgagacggtctcacaatCCTTATtgtgagaccgtcaatttgggttGACCCAATTCGCCCCTGTAAGAATATTATgctttttccttgttttttccattttctgggcatttatcaattttgaccttgaaggtatcaatttcaaacataaagtaaaacttaaacaaatcaattaaaataaatttcaatttggatctataagtgatcaatttcgacgttaaactatcaataatagtgttaaaatattaacaatacaagtactcttattcaaTGCATACATGATGGTTTTatggaacataagagtacttgtactctttaatcatcgatcaataataatgatattgcTCTTTCTTCAACAGTTTTTGTCCATAATGGACTTGAAAATAAAGTTGTAAGTATAATGTTTGCTTACGCTGgatgtgaagatgaagaaagtTTCGATTTTGAATTATGTTTGTCAATTGATTCAATAAATGCTCTTGGAAATAACCAAGAATACAAGGCTTctttcttataaaaaatttcaattttgatctaagaatgatcaattcaaattttaaagtgataaattaTGATCAACTATACCTTatgaaaaaattcatttttaaccttaaatatatcaattataatcttatATAGATTAAGTATTGAGcgtatattgaaaaaaattataattgaactGATTAGGTTATTTatctcatattgaaattgtctCATCGAAAACCAGCTGATACAAAATAactagagttgttcaaaacaaacccgacccgaaaatctgACCTGGAATCAAAAATTATCcaacccgaaaaaatgtaagtt from Amaranthus tricolor cultivar Red isolate AtriRed21 chromosome 3, ASM2621246v1, whole genome shotgun sequence includes:
- the LOC130807679 gene encoding uncharacterized protein LOC130807679, producing MYSPPSSSQSRTSIAKGIPLCKHGVHAKLQVVKNGARVGERFYGCAFWPAQDCKFFKWEKDVEYTSEISSCLEEEKAMLIGKIRKLKAKNAKLKKSEAMLKLKVVEYVNAQKALSFVLVASWVLFVLFLFMSS